A part of Streptomyces sp. DSM 40750 genomic DNA contains:
- a CDS encoding SH3 domain-containing protein translates to MSLRILLMRFGIAAAGGALLAFAATTPAIGVDREDPGKKYIVKGEVTARTGLILRSAPTRGSAVIRVAKYGEIVKIYCRAQGQNVNGNRQWYLLTDGTWAWGSARYIDAWKTPRWC, encoded by the coding sequence ATGTCCCTGCGGATTCTGCTCATGCGGTTCGGCATAGCCGCCGCCGGCGGTGCTCTGTTGGCGTTCGCGGCCACGACTCCCGCGATCGGCGTCGACCGGGAGGACCCCGGAAAGAAGTACATCGTGAAGGGCGAGGTCACCGCCCGCACCGGCCTGATCCTGCGGAGCGCGCCGACCCGCGGCAGCGCGGTCATCCGGGTCGCGAAGTACGGCGAGATCGTCAAGATCTACTGCAGGGCCCAGGGCCAGAACGTCAACGGCAACCGGCAGTGGTACCTGCTCACCGACGGCACCTGGGCCTGGGGTTCGGCCCGCTACATCGACGCCTGGAAGACGCCACGCTGGTGCTGA
- a CDS encoding beta-ketoacyl-[acyl-carrier-protein] synthase family protein, with translation MSYSAGRRVVVTGLGAVTPLGVGVGELWQGLLEGRCGIRELEGEEFAELPVRVAGTVPVDPAGLLPRPRARRMNRAARFAVLAAREAWRDGGFDPAGTAESGLDPERVGVSAGAILGDASVLVAGDRQLRDRGPRSVSPLTTPMCVPSQAASQISLDLGITGEARTVTSACASGTEAIGQAVDRIRYGRVDVAVAGGAEAVVTPAIMASFAAMRALSRHGLNGGGESPSRPFAKDRDGFVNGEGAGFLLLEAEDHARARGARIYCEAAGWGLSADAHHMAAPDPSGAGVALALRRALQDAAASPADVVHVNAHATATIDGDLAEANALAAVLLGRRVPVTALKGSLGHLQGAAGAVEALVTALTLHHGLIPPTIGCADQDHAITLDLVTTVPRALPADGNLALTNSFGFGGHNAVLALRRAA, from the coding sequence ATGTCGTACTCGGCGGGGCGGCGGGTTGTGGTGACGGGGCTCGGGGCTGTTACGCCGCTCGGGGTGGGGGTGGGCGAGTTGTGGCAGGGCTTGCTGGAAGGGCGTTGCGGGATACGGGAGTTGGAGGGGGAGGAGTTCGCGGAGTTACCCGTGCGGGTCGCGGGGACGGTGCCCGTGGATCCCGCCGGCCTGCTTCCCCGGCCCCGGGCCCGGCGCATGAACCGGGCCGCGCGCTTCGCCGTGCTGGCCGCGCGGGAGGCGTGGCGGGACGGGGGTTTCGATCCCGCCGGTACGGCGGAGAGCGGGCTCGATCCGGAGCGGGTCGGGGTGTCCGCCGGGGCGATCCTCGGTGACGCGTCGGTCCTCGTGGCCGGCGACCGGCAGCTACGGGACCGGGGGCCGCGGAGTGTCTCCCCGCTCACGACGCCGATGTGTGTGCCCTCGCAGGCGGCGTCGCAGATCTCCCTCGACCTCGGTATCACCGGGGAGGCTCGGACGGTGACCAGTGCGTGTGCCTCCGGCACCGAGGCGATCGGGCAGGCGGTCGACCGTATCCGGTACGGCCGGGTGGATGTGGCCGTCGCGGGCGGGGCGGAGGCGGTGGTGACGCCGGCGATCATGGCGTCGTTCGCGGCGATGCGGGCGTTGTCGCGGCACGGGCTGAACGGCGGCGGGGAGAGCCCTTCGCGTCCGTTCGCCAAGGACCGGGACGGGTTCGTGAACGGTGAGGGGGCGGGGTTTCTGCTGCTGGAGGCGGAGGATCACGCGAGGGCCCGGGGCGCGCGGATCTACTGCGAGGCCGCGGGCTGGGGACTGTCCGCCGACGCGCATCACATGGCGGCGCCGGACCCGTCGGGGGCGGGGGTGGCGCTCGCGCTGCGCCGGGCGTTGCAGGACGCGGCGGCGTCCCCCGCCGATGTCGTGCACGTCAACGCGCACGCCACCGCCACGATCGACGGTGACCTCGCCGAGGCGAACGCGCTCGCCGCCGTGCTGTTGGGGCGCCGGGTTCCCGTCACGGCGCTCAAGGGCAGTCTCGGGCACCTTCAGGGGGCCGCCGGTGCCGTGGAGGCGCTCGTCACCGCCCTCACGCTCCACCACGGGCTCATCCCCCCGACCATCGGTTGCGCCGACCAGGATCACGCCATCACCCTCGACCTCGTCACCACCGTCCCCCGCGCCCTCCCCGCCGACGGCAACCTCGCCCTCACCAACTCCTTCGGCTTCGGCGGCCACAACGCCGTCCTCGCGCTCCGCCGCGCGGCATAG
- a CDS encoding sensor histidine kinase gives MSAVRASLKRFGFPRWTSSLTWKALAFITVMCCGLAALLGALVHVSVTHRTVSDARSRALVRLDEAVRAYEAGSRLPPNAGMDTRGLPKALRELAVSGRRGTMVDVVDGYPTMWAAAPADGRALAVRIDYSQGAATIENLDRAILGSSALAIGATLAVGALGVTGVTRRLRTTSQVARRISAGDLDARVGDPRTTDPARYRDEVAAVAAALDTMASTLQRKLLSEQRFTADVAHELRTPLTGLHAAAELLPAGRPTEMVRDRVAALRTLTEDLLEISRLDAGSERLDLDAIRLGRLAERVAANASGDTVIRVVEDACVETDRRRLERVLGNLVANAHKHGGPPVVLTVEGSVVAVRDHGNGFPDYVVAEGPQRFRTEGSAKGHGLGLTIAVGQAEVLGARLAFSNAPDGGALAVLRLRVGGG, from the coding sequence GTGAGCGCGGTGAGAGCTTCGCTGAAACGGTTCGGCTTCCCCCGCTGGACCTCCTCGCTCACCTGGAAGGCACTGGCCTTCATCACGGTCATGTGCTGCGGGCTGGCCGCGCTGCTCGGCGCCCTCGTACATGTCTCCGTCACCCACCGGACCGTCAGCGACGCCCGCTCACGGGCGCTCGTCCGGCTCGACGAGGCCGTACGGGCGTACGAGGCCGGGAGCCGGCTGCCGCCCAACGCCGGGATGGATACGCGGGGGCTGCCGAAGGCGCTGCGCGAGCTGGCGGTGAGCGGGCGGCGCGGCACGATGGTCGACGTCGTCGACGGGTACCCCACGATGTGGGCGGCCGCCCCCGCCGACGGCCGCGCCCTCGCCGTGCGGATCGACTACTCGCAGGGCGCGGCCACGATCGAGAACCTCGACCGGGCCATCCTCGGCTCCTCGGCGCTGGCGATCGGGGCGACGCTCGCGGTGGGCGCGCTCGGCGTCACCGGGGTGACCCGGCGGCTGCGCACCACCTCCCAGGTCGCCCGGCGGATCAGCGCGGGCGACCTGGATGCCCGGGTCGGCGATCCCCGTACGACGGATCCGGCGCGGTACCGCGACGAGGTGGCCGCCGTGGCCGCCGCGCTCGACACCATGGCGTCCACGCTCCAGCGGAAGCTGCTCAGCGAGCAGCGGTTCACCGCGGACGTCGCACACGAGCTGCGCACCCCGCTGACCGGGCTGCACGCGGCGGCCGAGCTGCTGCCGGCGGGGCGGCCGACGGAGATGGTGCGGGACCGGGTCGCCGCGTTGCGGACGCTGACCGAGGATCTGCTGGAGATCTCGCGGCTGGACGCGGGGAGCGAGCGGCTGGACCTGGACGCGATACGGCTGGGGCGGCTCGCTGAGCGGGTGGCCGCGAACGCGAGCGGCGACACGGTGATCCGTGTCGTCGAGGACGCGTGTGTGGAGACGGACCGGCGGCGGCTGGAGCGGGTGTTGGGGAACCTGGTGGCCAACGCGCACAAGCACGGGGGGCCTCCGGTGGTGTTGACCGTGGAGGGGTCCGTGGTGGCCGTGCGGGATCACGGGAACGGGTTCCCGGACTATGTGGTGGCCGAGGGGCCTCAGCGGTTTCGTACGGAGGGCTCCGCCAAGGGGCATGGGCTGGGGCTGACGATCGCTGTGGGGCAGGCGGAGGTTCTGGGGGCGCGGTTGGCGTTCTCGAACGCGCCCGACGGGGGTGCGTTGGCTGTCCTGCGGCTGCGGGTCGGTGGGGGCTGA
- a CDS encoding nuclease-related domain-containing protein yields MSGLRVIPTRRHGQERLYVCRTDGRNIAWYDREAGRVNLLSEERREDVLAVLGPFITGQVTVGPPPVPTPAELARLSLHPDDDLAPNRPGEALLIALDRAPGPPRRLRPDPRRRALAAEQTVGDALDRLEGAGWHTLHSVPLPGGDRIHHLVIGPGGLFCVRSLYARRQRVVVADPMVAVGRHEPRALLRGLRADADRASYALTAEVHPVLALAEPSGLAVTTPLREARVLRDTDLSELAHAGGVLKPADVEGLHAMARDRRTWTRV; encoded by the coding sequence ATGAGCGGACTGCGCGTCATACCGACCCGGCGGCACGGACAGGAGCGCCTGTACGTGTGCCGGACCGACGGCAGGAACATCGCCTGGTACGACCGTGAGGCGGGCCGGGTGAATCTCCTCAGCGAGGAGCGGAGAGAGGACGTGCTGGCCGTCCTCGGCCCCTTCATCACGGGCCAGGTCACGGTGGGCCCGCCGCCCGTGCCGACCCCCGCCGAGCTGGCCCGGCTGAGCCTCCACCCGGACGACGACCTGGCCCCCAACCGCCCCGGCGAGGCCCTCCTGATCGCCCTCGACCGAGCCCCCGGCCCACCGCGCCGGCTGCGCCCCGACCCGCGCCGCCGCGCCCTGGCCGCCGAGCAGACGGTCGGCGACGCGCTCGACCGGCTGGAGGGCGCCGGCTGGCACACCCTGCACTCCGTGCCACTGCCCGGCGGCGACCGCATCCACCACCTCGTCATCGGCCCCGGGGGCCTGTTCTGCGTCCGGTCCCTCTACGCCCGCAGGCAGCGCGTCGTCGTCGCCGACCCCATGGTCGCCGTCGGCCGCCACGAGCCGCGCGCGCTGCTGCGCGGGCTCCGCGCCGACGCCGACCGCGCGTCCTACGCCCTCACCGCCGAGGTCCACCCCGTCCTCGCCCTCGCCGAACCGTCCGGCCTCGCCGTCACCACTCCCCTGCGGGAGGCCCGCGTCCTGCGGGACACGGACCTGTCGGAACTCGCCCACGCGGGCGGAGTGCTGAAGCCGGCGGACGTGGAGGGGCTGCACGCGATGGCACGGGACCGGCGGACGTGGACTCGGGTGTAG
- a CDS encoding protein-tyrosine phosphatase family protein has translation MRTRRKQPDVPAPDEPWSEIVPGLWMGGHEFAGRTGTGDVEFAVVRDEFDLVLTLLRLPGYGPDDGVEHHVWPIPDGPLDGTQLAGVMRLAQAACDALEDGKRVLVRCYSGYNRSGLVVAHALIRDGHSAEEAIRLIRTRRSPWALHNELFVEYLHTGLPTVRFLEELEELAE, from the coding sequence TTGCGGACGCGCAGGAAGCAGCCCGATGTTCCGGCTCCGGACGAACCGTGGAGCGAGATCGTGCCCGGTCTGTGGATGGGAGGGCACGAGTTCGCGGGGCGGACCGGTACAGGGGACGTCGAATTCGCGGTCGTACGCGATGAATTCGATCTGGTGCTCACGCTGCTGCGGCTGCCGGGGTACGGGCCGGACGACGGCGTCGAGCACCATGTGTGGCCGATCCCGGACGGGCCGTTGGACGGTACACAGCTGGCGGGTGTGATGCGGCTGGCGCAGGCCGCGTGCGACGCGCTGGAGGACGGCAAACGGGTCCTCGTCCGCTGCTACAGCGGCTACAACCGGTCCGGTCTGGTCGTGGCGCACGCGCTGATCCGCGACGGGCACTCCGCCGAGGAGGCGATCCGGCTGATCCGCACCCGCCGTTCGCCGTGGGCGCTGCACAACGAGCTGTTCGTGGAGTACCTGCACACGGGACTGCCGACGGTCCGGTTCCTGGAGGAGTTGGAGGAGCTGGCCGAGTAG
- the ku gene encoding non-homologous end joining protein Ku, whose amino-acid sequence MRSIWNGAISFGLVSIPIKLVNATESHSVAFRQVHLEDGGRIRYRKVCELEDREVTQGEIGKAYEDADGTMIPITDEDLASLPIPTAKTIEIEGFVPAESVDPLQVDAAYYLAANGVPAAKPYTLLREALKRSGKVAICKFALRGRERLGMLRVVDDVLAMHGLLWPDEIRTTEGVAPDASVTVRDKELDLADALMDTLGEVDLESLHDDYREAVEDLIAAKASGEEPPAAPAPAAGGKVLDLMAALEKSVREAKESRGEDVADITPLPSRATPKQPTGKKSTTTTKKEAASPKKSTAKSNQPAKKSAAKKSTAKKTTTTRTTGTKTAATKTTAKKTPAKKATSRKSSA is encoded by the coding sequence GTGCGATCCATCTGGAACGGCGCCATCTCGTTCGGCCTGGTCAGCATCCCGATCAAGCTGGTGAACGCGACCGAGAGCCACTCCGTCGCCTTCCGCCAGGTCCATCTGGAGGACGGCGGTCGCATCCGCTACCGCAAGGTCTGCGAGCTGGAGGACCGCGAGGTGACGCAGGGGGAGATCGGCAAGGCGTACGAGGACGCGGACGGCACGATGATCCCGATCACGGACGAGGATCTCGCGTCGCTGCCGATCCCGACCGCCAAGACGATCGAGATCGAGGGCTTCGTACCGGCCGAGAGCGTCGACCCGCTCCAGGTGGACGCCGCGTACTACCTCGCGGCGAACGGTGTCCCCGCCGCCAAGCCGTACACCCTCCTCCGCGAGGCGCTCAAGCGCAGCGGAAAGGTCGCCATCTGCAAGTTCGCGCTCCGGGGACGCGAACGGCTGGGCATGCTCCGGGTGGTGGACGACGTCCTCGCCATGCACGGGCTCCTCTGGCCCGACGAGATCCGTACGACCGAGGGGGTGGCCCCCGATGCGAGCGTCACCGTCCGCGACAAGGAACTCGACCTCGCGGACGCCCTCATGGACACGCTCGGCGAGGTCGACCTCGAATCCCTCCACGACGACTACCGCGAGGCCGTGGAGGACCTGATCGCAGCGAAGGCCTCCGGCGAGGAGCCCCCCGCCGCGCCCGCTCCGGCCGCGGGCGGCAAGGTCCTCGACCTCATGGCCGCGCTGGAGAAGAGCGTCCGCGAAGCCAAGGAGTCCCGCGGCGAGGACGTCGCCGACATCACCCCCCTCCCGTCCCGTGCCACCCCTAAACAGCCCACAGGCAAGAAGTCCACCACCACGACGAAAAAGGAAGCCGCCTCCCCGAAGAAGTCGACAGCCAAATCGAACCAGCCCGCAAAGAAATCCGCCGCGAAGAAATCAACAGCGAAGAAGACCACAACAACGAGAACCACGGGGACAAAGACCGCGGCGACAAAAACCACCGCGAAGAAGACACCGGCAAAGAAGGCAACCTCACGCAAAAGCTCCGCTTGA
- the ligD gene encoding non-homologous end-joining DNA ligase → MTPITEVEGRRVALSNLEKVLHPATGFTKGELLHYYATTAEALLPHLRDRPVSFLRYPDGPGGQVFFTKNVPPGTPDWVTTAEVRRMEGPARMVLVQDLPSLMWASNLVAEFHTPQWTVRVSDEADRLVFDLDPGAPATVVECCEVACWLRERLAADGIWAYAKTSGSKGLHLLAAVRGASSEQVTEYAKELAVEAEKALPRQVVHRMTRSLRPGKVFVDWSQNAARKTTATPYTLRARPEPTVSTPVTWTEVEECASPGHLVFRAQDIAPRLQDHGDLLAPLLDVDTARPLP, encoded by the coding sequence ATGACACCGATCACCGAGGTGGAGGGCCGCAGGGTCGCCCTGTCCAATCTGGAGAAGGTCCTCCACCCGGCGACGGGCTTCACCAAGGGCGAGCTGCTCCACTACTACGCCACGACCGCGGAGGCCCTGCTGCCGCATCTGCGCGACCGCCCGGTCTCCTTCCTCCGCTACCCGGACGGGCCGGGCGGCCAGGTCTTCTTCACCAAGAACGTGCCGCCGGGCACGCCCGACTGGGTCACGACCGCCGAGGTACGGCGGATGGAGGGCCCGGCGCGGATGGTGCTGGTCCAGGACCTGCCGAGCCTGATGTGGGCCTCCAACCTGGTCGCCGAGTTCCACACGCCGCAGTGGACCGTCCGCGTCTCCGACGAGGCCGACCGGCTGGTCTTCGACCTGGACCCGGGAGCGCCCGCGACGGTTGTCGAGTGCTGCGAGGTCGCCTGCTGGCTGCGGGAGCGGCTCGCGGCGGACGGGATCTGGGCGTACGCGAAGACGTCCGGGTCGAAGGGGCTGCATCTGCTGGCGGCGGTGCGCGGGGCGTCTTCCGAACAGGTGACGGAGTACGCCAAGGAACTCGCCGTCGAGGCCGAGAAGGCCCTGCCCCGCCAGGTCGTCCACCGGATGACCCGCAGCCTGCGCCCCGGCAAGGTCTTCGTCGACTGGAGCCAGAACGCCGCCCGCAAGACCACGGCCACGCCCTACACCCTGCGCGCCCGCCCCGAGCCCACCGTCTCCACGCCGGTCACCTGGACCGAGGTCGAGGAGTGCGCCTCCCCCGGCCACCTGGTGTTCCGTGCCCAGGACATCGCCCCCCGCCTCCAGGACCACGGGGATCTGCTGGCGCCGCTCCTCGACGTGGACACCGCCCGGCCGCTGCCATAA
- a CDS encoding excinuclease ABC subunit UvrA produces MTKATRAETQSPGPYAADSHDLIRVHGARENNLKDVSIEIPKRRLTVFTGVSGSGKSSLVFDTIAAESQRLINETYSAFVQGFMPNLARPEVDVLDGLTTAITVDQQRMGGDPRSTVGTATDANAMLRILFSRLGEPHIGPPSAYSFNTASVRASGAITVERGAKTKAQKATFERTGGMCNRCEGRGNVSDIDLTQLYDDSKSLSEGAFTIPGWKSDSQWTVQLYAQSGFVDPDKPIRQYTEKEMRAFLYGEPVKIKVNGINLTYEGLIPKIQKSFLSKDKASMQPHIRAFVERAVTFTTCPECDGTRLSEGARSSKIGKISIADACAMEIRDLAEWVRGLEEPSVAPLLTALRHTLDSFTEIGLGYLSLDRPAGTLSGGEAQRVKMIRHLGSSLTDVTYVFDEPTIGLHPHDIQRMNDLLLRLRDKGNTVLVVEHKPEVIAIADHVVDLGPGAGTAGGTVCYEGTVEGLRSGGTITGRHLDDRAALKESVRRSTGTLEIRGAARHNLRDVDVDIPLGVLCVITGVAGSGKSSLIHGSVPAAAGVVSVDQTPIRGSRRSNPATYTGLLDPIRKAFAKVNGVKPALFSANSEGACPTCNGAGVIYTDLAMMAGVATTCEDCEGKRFQPSVLEYHLGGRDISEVLAMSVTEAEEFFASGEAATPAAHRVLDRLADVGLGYLSLGQPLTTLSGGERQRLKLATHMGDKGGVYVLDEPTTGLHLADVEQLLGLLDRLVDAGKSVIVIEHHQAVMAHADWIVDLGPGAGHDGGRVVFEGTPADLVAGRSTLTGEHLAAYVGA; encoded by the coding sequence ATGACCAAGGCCACGAGGGCGGAGACGCAGTCTCCCGGGCCGTATGCCGCCGACAGTCATGATCTGATCCGTGTGCACGGGGCGCGGGAGAACAATCTCAAGGACGTCAGCATCGAGATCCCGAAGCGCCGGCTGACGGTGTTCACCGGGGTCTCCGGTTCGGGCAAGAGCTCGCTGGTGTTCGACACGATCGCCGCCGAGTCGCAGCGGCTGATCAACGAGACGTACAGCGCCTTCGTGCAGGGTTTCATGCCGAACCTGGCCCGGCCCGAGGTCGACGTACTCGACGGGCTGACCACCGCGATCACCGTCGACCAGCAGCGGATGGGCGGCGATCCCCGCTCCACGGTCGGCACCGCCACCGACGCCAACGCGATGCTGCGCATCCTCTTCAGCAGACTCGGCGAGCCGCACATCGGCCCGCCGAGCGCGTACTCGTTCAACACCGCCTCGGTGCGGGCGAGCGGGGCGATCACCGTCGAGCGAGGCGCCAAGACCAAGGCCCAGAAGGCGACCTTCGAGCGCACCGGCGGTATGTGCAACCGCTGCGAGGGCCGGGGCAACGTCTCCGACATCGATCTCACCCAGCTCTACGACGACTCCAAGTCACTGTCGGAGGGCGCGTTCACCATCCCCGGCTGGAAGTCGGACAGCCAGTGGACCGTGCAGCTCTACGCCCAGTCGGGCTTCGTCGACCCGGACAAGCCGATCCGCCAGTACACCGAGAAGGAGATGCGGGCCTTCCTCTACGGGGAGCCGGTCAAGATCAAGGTCAACGGCATCAACCTCACCTACGAGGGGCTGATCCCCAAGATCCAGAAGTCGTTCCTGTCCAAGGACAAGGCGTCGATGCAGCCCCACATCCGGGCCTTCGTGGAACGGGCGGTCACCTTCACCACCTGCCCCGAGTGCGACGGCACCCGGCTCAGCGAGGGGGCCAGGTCCTCGAAGATCGGGAAGATCAGCATCGCCGACGCCTGCGCGATGGAGATCCGCGACCTGGCCGAATGGGTCCGCGGCCTCGAGGAGCCGTCGGTGGCGCCGCTGCTGACCGCGCTGCGGCACACCCTCGACTCCTTCACGGAGATCGGCCTCGGCTATCTGTCCCTCGACCGGCCCGCGGGCACCCTGTCCGGCGGTGAGGCGCAGCGCGTCAAGATGATCCGTCACCTCGGCTCGTCGCTCACCGATGTCACGTACGTCTTCGACGAACCCACCATCGGCCTGCACCCCCATGACATCCAGCGCATGAACGACCTGCTGCTGCGGCTGCGCGACAAGGGCAACACGGTGCTCGTCGTGGAGCACAAGCCCGAGGTCATCGCGATCGCCGACCACGTCGTCGACCTCGGCCCCGGCGCCGGTACGGCGGGCGGCACCGTCTGCTACGAGGGCACCGTCGAGGGCCTGCGGTCCGGCGGCACCATCACCGGGCGCCATCTCGACGACCGGGCCGCCCTGAAGGAGTCGGTGCGCAGGTCCACCGGCACGCTGGAGATCCGCGGCGCGGCCCGGCACAACCTGCGGGACGTCGACGTCGACATCCCGCTCGGCGTGCTCTGTGTGATCACCGGTGTCGCCGGCTCCGGCAAGAGCTCGCTCATCCACGGCTCGGTCCCGGCCGCGGCGGGCGTGGTGTCGGTGGACCAGACGCCGATCCGCGGCTCGCGGCGCAGCAACCCGGCGACGTACACCGGGCTGCTCGACCCGATCCGCAAGGCGTTCGCCAAGGTCAACGGCGTGAAGCCGGCGCTGTTCAGCGCCAACTCCGAGGGTGCCTGCCCCACCTGCAACGGCGCCGGCGTCATCTACACGGACCTGGCGATGATGGCCGGCGTGGCCACCACCTGCGAGGACTGCGAGGGGAAGCGGTTCCAGCCCTCGGTTCTGGAGTACCACCTCGGCGGCCGTGACATCAGCGAGGTGCTGGCGATGTCGGTGACGGAGGCCGAGGAGTTCTTCGCCTCGGGCGAGGCGGCCACGCCGGCCGCGCACCGGGTCCTCGACCGGCTCGCCGACGTCGGGCTCGGCTACCTCAGCCTCGGCCAGCCGCTCACCACGCTCTCCGGCGGCGAGCGGCAGCGGCTCAAGCTGGCGACCCACATGGGCGACAAGGGCGGGGTCTACGTACTCGACGAGCCGACCACCGGCCTCCACCTCGCCGACGTGGAGCAGTTGCTCGGCCTGCTGGACCGGCTTGTCGACGCCGGCAAGTCGGTGATCGTCATCGAGCACCACCAGGCGGTCATGGCGCACGCCGACTGGATCGTCGACCTCGGCCCCGGCGCCGGCCACGACGGCGGCCGGGTCGTCTTCGAGGGCACCCCGGCCGACCTCGTCGCCGGGCGCTCCACCCTCACGGGCGAGCACCTGGCCGCGTACGTCGGGGCCTGA
- a CDS encoding lysylphosphatidylglycerol synthase transmembrane domain-containing protein, translated as MPSPAPAPTAVCDPLPGQAPGPRPTRFPGFLPAGLQRFLPARSPVTARRLRLALTLLPLVLLAVWATVDWRTVHGGAVRLASADPRWLLAGAFFTALCSVASACVRQGAVPERLPPGQLLATQFAAGAAGHALPGNIGAHAVVLRFLRRRGIPLARATSSLALYSAVKPVAKTLVILAFIVAFPGTLRLAELLPEGDTLALVGAITAVSLAAVVTLITTVRPLRRPLMGGLRTALNDTRLVHSRPVRALALWGGAAAFPLCQGAVLASVGSSLGLPVSWPQMLFAYLVASTAAGAVPAPGGLGPMDAALVFTLVAFGAPATLATTTVIGYRVLTVWLPLLPGTLVLSALVRAKVL; from the coding sequence ATCCCGAGCCCGGCCCCTGCTCCCACCGCCGTCTGTGATCCGCTTCCCGGCCAAGCGCCGGGCCCTCGCCCGACCCGCTTCCCGGGCTTTCTCCCCGCCGGGCTCCAGCGGTTCCTCCCCGCCCGCTCCCCCGTCACCGCCCGCCGGCTCCGGCTCGCTCTCACCCTGCTGCCGTTGGTGCTGCTCGCGGTGTGGGCGACGGTCGACTGGCGGACGGTCCACGGCGGCGCCGTGCGCCTCGCGTCGGCCGACCCCCGGTGGCTGCTGGCCGGTGCCTTCTTCACGGCCCTGTGCTCGGTGGCCTCCGCGTGCGTACGACAGGGGGCGGTGCCGGAGCGGCTGCCGCCGGGGCAGTTGCTGGCGACGCAGTTCGCCGCCGGGGCCGCGGGTCACGCGCTGCCGGGCAACATCGGGGCGCACGCGGTCGTCCTGCGCTTCCTGCGCCGCCGTGGCATACCCCTCGCCCGGGCCACCTCTTCGCTCGCCCTGTATTCAGCGGTCAAACCGGTGGCCAAGACCCTGGTGATCCTCGCCTTCATCGTCGCCTTCCCGGGCACGCTCCGCCTGGCCGAACTCCTCCCCGAGGGCGACACGCTCGCCCTGGTCGGCGCGATCACCGCCGTCAGTCTCGCCGCCGTGGTCACCCTGATCACGACCGTACGACCGTTGCGGCGCCCCCTCATGGGAGGGCTGCGCACCGCCCTCAACGACACGCGGCTCGTGCACAGCCGTCCCGTACGCGCGCTCGCCCTGTGGGGCGGGGCCGCCGCCTTCCCCCTGTGCCAGGGGGCCGTCCTCGCCTCGGTCGGGTCGTCGCTCGGGCTGCCGGTGTCCTGGCCGCAGATGCTCTTCGCCTACCTCGTCGCCAGCACGGCGGCCGGTGCCGTGCCGGCGCCGGGCGGCCTCGGTCCCATGGACGCGGCGCTCGTCTTCACCCTCGTCGCCTTCGGCGCGCCGGCGACCCTCGCCACCACGACCGTCATCGGCTACCGCGTCCTCACCGTCTGGCTTCCCCTGCTCCCGGGCACGCTCGTCCTCTCGGCGCTGGTGCGCGCGAAGGTGCTTTGA